A window of the Henckelia pumila isolate YLH828 chromosome 3, ASM3356847v2, whole genome shotgun sequence genome harbors these coding sequences:
- the LOC140890569 gene encoding DNA repair protein recA homolog 2, mitochondrial has translation MVSFAPKFVKFLQLRSFSNCCTSSTLFSKSQNEFLWRRMHCTYALPSAEVSEYEYDDRILSDDKVMEKDTALRVALTKLAGDFGKESMLSLQRFFRSRRAPVISTGSLTLDQALGIGGLPKGRMVEIYGQEASGKTTLALHVIKEAQKLGGYCAYLDVENALNPLLAESIGVNTDKLLISQPDSAENLLSVVDTLTKSGSVDVIVVDSVAALVPQCEIDSLCLGSSRDLQSKIMTQALRKIHYSLCNSSTLIIFINQIRKNLKLGMGSVLADEVTSGGNALKFYAAVRMRISRKGLLKTEDKATGLGICVQVVKNKLAPSNAKAELTIQFGKGICCKSEVLDLACEHGVIVKEGSSYFMKGKIFHSKEEALRFLNVNDGALDDIITTLRYHLFETQTI, from the exons ATGGTCTCTTTTGCTCCTAAGTTCGTTAAGTTTCTTCAATTGCGCTCCTTTTCGAACTGTTGTACCTCCTCGACACTTTTCTCCAAATCCCAG AATGAATTTCTCTGGAGAAGAATGCACTGCACTTACGCATTGCCATCGG CTGAAGTTTCAGAGTATGAATATGATGATCGTATTCTTAGTGATGACAAAGTGATGGAGAAAGACACCGCATTGCGTGTGGCTCTGACAAAACTCGCAGGGGATTTTGGCAAAGAGTCAATGCTCTCATTGCAGCGGTTCTTTCGCTCTAGGCGTGCCCCTGTGATATCCACGGGTTCATTAACGCTGGATCAGGCACTTGGCATTGGTGGATTGCCAAAG GGAAGAATGGTTGAAATTTACGGGCAAGAAGCATCGGGAAAGACAACTCTAGCACTTCATGTTATCAAGGAGGCTCAAAAGCTTGGAG GTTACTGTGCATATCTGGATGTGGAGAACGCATTAAACCCTCTGCTTGCAGAATCAATTGGTGTAAATACAGACAAGCTTCTCATTTCACAGCCAGATTCTGCTGAAAATTTGCTAAGTGTAGTGGATACATTGACAAAGAGTGGATCAGTTGATGTAATTGTGGTAGATAGT GTGGCTGCTCTTGTTCCTCAATGCGAAATTGATTCTTTGTGTTTGGGTTCCTCCAGAGACCTACAATCAAAAATTATGACCCAAGCACTACGCAAAATACATTACTCTCTATGTAATTCAAGCACTctcattatttttataaatcag ATTAGAAAAAATTTGAAACTAGGCATGGGCTCGGTTCTTGCGGATGAAGTTACCTCTGGCGGAAATGCCTTGAAATTTTATGCTGCTGTACGGATGCGAATTAGCAGAAAGGGATTACTGAAGACCGAGGATAAG GCTACTGGTCTTGGGATATGTGTGCAAGTGGTTAAAAATAAGCTAGCGCCTTCAAACGCAAAAGCTGAATTAACCATACAATTTGGAAAAGGCATCTGCTGCAAATCGGAGGTCTTGGACTTGGCCTGTGAACATGGTGTAATTGTTAAAGAAGGAAGCAGTTACTTCATGAAAGGAAAAATTTTTCATAGTAAAGAGGAAGCCTTAAGGTTTCTGAATGTCAACGATGGTGCTTTGGATGACATTATTACAACCTTAAGATACCATTTGTT